Proteins encoded within one genomic window of Methanosarcina barkeri str. Wiesmoor:
- a CDS encoding UPF0228 family protein: MRKINGKIAIFIFLLTLVTIVGLFIKAPINKNTLKDAETPVKELQVSGLAIEFEEGITEPEVKTILENYNLTMYRLNYNVEDIADNYYIEVKNNENIVIGDEFRSAPDKKKGDYNIISLSEQAIENESFLEILDKKNLHIKKFVWCELHFENGSMNWIPEKDAIKIKNELETNEMVLFVALYYIDG; this comes from the coding sequence ATGAGAAAAATAAATGGGAAAATTGCTATTTTTATTTTTCTTCTAACTCTCGTAACGATTGTGGGATTATTTATAAAAGCTCCAATTAATAAAAACACTCTAAAGGATGCCGAAACTCCAGTTAAAGAATTACAAGTAAGTGGCTTAGCTATCGAATTTGAAGAAGGAATTACCGAACCAGAAGTTAAAACTATTCTTGAAAATTATAACTTGACCATGTATAGGCTGAATTACAATGTGGAAGACATCGCAGATAACTACTATATAGAAGTAAAAAATAACGAAAATATCGTTATAGGAGATGAGTTTAGATCTGCTCCTGATAAAAAAAAGGGAGACTACAACATAATTTCTTTATCCGAACAAGCTATCGAAAATGAAAGCTTTCTTGAAATTCTGGATAAAAAAAATCTTCATATTAAAAAGTTCGTCTGGTGTGAACTTCATTTTGAAAACGGATCTATGAATTGGATTCCAGAGAAGGATGCAATTAAAATAAAAAATGAGCTTGAAACGAATGAAATGGTTTTATTTGTAGCCCTTTACTATATAGATGGGTAA